In Sphingomonas psychrotolerans, the following proteins share a genomic window:
- the gyrA gene encoding DNA gyrase subunit A yields MTDETILADPSDITPISIVDEMKTSYLDYAMSVIVARALPDVRDGLKPVHRRILYAAQEGGYVAGRAYRKSARLVGDVMGKYHPHGDSSIYDAMARMAQDWAMRVPLIDGQGNFGSMDPDPPAAMRYTEARLARVASALLDDIDKDTVDFQDNYDGSESEPTVLPARYPNLLVNGAGGIAVGMATNIPPHNLGEVIDACLAYIENGAISIEELMEIVPGPDFPTGAIILGRSGCRSAYQTGRGSIMVRSRHIFEQRGERRSIVLTEIPYQQGKNALVEKIAEAAKEKRIEGVSDIRDESNREGVRIVIDLKRDATPEVVLNQLWRNTPAQSSFPANILAIRGGRPELLNLRDIIEAFVKFREEVITRRSKFELAKARDRAHILLGLVIAVTNLDEVVKIIRSSPSPAVARDRLLTREWPIAEIAPYIRLVEAVETEITGDGYRLSDVQVRAILDLRLHRLTGLGRDEIGDELAKLAESITELLEILGNRAKLYEVIVAELTAVRDQYATPRRTEIAAAADGIEDEDLIEREDMVVTVTMEGYIKRTPLDTFRAQNKGGKGRAGMATKDEDAVTHLFVTSTHTPVLFFSTEGKVYRMKVWRLPEGGPATRGRPMINLLPLASGETISTVLPLPEDEATWGDLHVMFATAKGSVRRNSMDAFANIRTNGKIAMKFEEGSEDRLIGVSLLTEDDDVLLATKQGKAIRFASTDVREFQSRDSTGVRGARLAEGDEVISLSVLRGFDATPQEREDYLKAAPWKEGEREITLSAERMAEFEAAEEFILTVTANGYGKRTSAYEYRRTNRGGQGITNIVSSDRNGPVVASFPAHNGEQLMLVTDQAKLIRTTVGSVRVTGRNTQGVILFRVAADEHVVSAARIEESEEEAEVNLADGAIAAEPTPDGTTGEDLAAGPEDGQ; encoded by the coding sequence TTGACCGACGAGACCATCCTCGCCGACCCTTCCGATATTACTCCGATCTCGATCGTCGACGAGATGAAGACCTCGTACCTCGATTACGCGATGAGCGTGATCGTGGCGCGCGCCCTGCCCGACGTTCGCGACGGCCTCAAGCCCGTTCACCGCCGAATCCTCTACGCCGCGCAGGAAGGCGGCTATGTCGCCGGCCGCGCCTATCGCAAATCGGCCCGCCTCGTCGGCGACGTGATGGGTAAGTATCATCCGCACGGCGACAGCTCGATCTACGATGCAATGGCGCGCATGGCCCAGGATTGGGCGATGCGGGTCCCGCTGATCGACGGCCAGGGTAATTTCGGCTCGATGGATCCCGATCCGCCCGCGGCGATGCGCTATACTGAGGCCCGGCTCGCCCGCGTCGCCTCCGCCCTGCTCGACGACATCGACAAGGATACCGTCGATTTCCAGGACAATTATGACGGCTCCGAGAGCGAGCCGACGGTCCTGCCCGCGCGCTACCCCAATCTGCTGGTCAACGGCGCCGGCGGCATCGCGGTCGGCATGGCGACCAACATCCCGCCGCACAATCTGGGCGAAGTGATCGACGCCTGCCTTGCTTATATCGAGAACGGCGCGATCTCGATCGAGGAACTGATGGAAATCGTTCCCGGTCCCGATTTCCCGACCGGCGCGATCATCCTCGGCCGCAGCGGCTGCCGTTCGGCTTACCAGACCGGGCGCGGATCGATCATGGTGCGCAGCCGCCATATCTTCGAGCAGCGCGGCGAGCGTCGCTCGATCGTGCTCACCGAAATCCCGTACCAGCAGGGCAAGAACGCGCTGGTCGAGAAGATCGCCGAGGCCGCCAAGGAAAAGCGGATCGAAGGCGTCAGCGACATCCGCGACGAATCGAATCGCGAGGGCGTGCGCATCGTCATCGACCTCAAGCGCGACGCGACTCCCGAAGTCGTGCTCAACCAGCTCTGGCGCAACACGCCGGCGCAATCTTCCTTCCCGGCCAATATCCTCGCCATCCGCGGCGGCCGCCCCGAACTGCTCAACCTGCGCGACATCATCGAGGCCTTCGTCAAGTTCCGCGAAGAGGTGATCACCCGGCGCTCGAAGTTCGAACTCGCCAAGGCACGTGATCGCGCGCACATCTTGCTCGGCCTCGTCATCGCGGTCACCAATCTCGATGAGGTGGTGAAGATCATCCGCAGCTCGCCGAGCCCGGCAGTGGCGCGCGACCGTTTGCTCACCCGCGAATGGCCGATCGCCGAGATCGCGCCGTATATCCGCCTGGTCGAGGCGGTCGAAACCGAAATCACCGGCGACGGCTATCGCCTGAGCGACGTCCAGGTTCGCGCGATCCTCGATCTGCGCCTTCACCGCCTGACCGGGCTCGGCCGCGACGAGATCGGCGACGAACTCGCCAAGCTCGCCGAGTCGATCACCGAATTGCTCGAAATCCTAGGCAATCGCGCCAAGCTCTACGAAGTCATCGTCGCCGAGCTGACCGCCGTCCGCGATCAATATGCCACGCCGCGCCGCACCGAGATCGCCGCCGCCGCCGACGGGATCGAGGACGAGGACCTGATCGAGCGAGAGGACATGGTCGTCACCGTGACCATGGAAGGCTATATCAAGCGTACGCCGCTCGACACCTTCCGCGCGCAGAACAAGGGCGGCAAGGGCCGCGCCGGCATGGCGACCAAGGACGAGGATGCGGTGACGCACCTCTTCGTCACTTCGACCCACACGCCGGTTTTGTTCTTCTCGACCGAAGGCAAGGTCTATCGGATGAAGGTGTGGCGCCTGCCCGAGGGCGGGCCGGCCACCCGCGGACGACCGATGATCAATCTGCTGCCGCTGGCGAGCGGCGAGACGATCTCCACCGTGCTGCCGCTGCCCGAGGACGAAGCAACCTGGGGCGACCTCCACGTGATGTTCGCCACTGCCAAGGGTTCGGTGCGCCGCAACTCGATGGACGCGTTCGCCAATATACGCACCAACGGCAAGATCGCGATGAAGTTCGAGGAGGGATCGGAAGATCGCCTGATCGGCGTGTCGCTGCTCACCGAGGACGATGACGTGCTGCTCGCGACGAAACAGGGCAAGGCGATCCGCTTCGCCTCGACCGACGTTCGCGAATTCCAGAGCCGCGATTCGACCGGTGTGCGCGGCGCGCGGCTGGCCGAGGGCGACGAGGTCATCTCGCTTTCGGTGCTGCGCGGCTTCGACGCCACCCCACAAGAGCGCGAGGACTATCTCAAGGCTGCCCCGTGGAAGGAAGGCGAGCGCGAGATCACTCTGTCCGCCGAACGGATGGCTGAGTTCGAGGCGGCGGAGGAGTTCATCCTCACCGTCACCGCCAACGGCTATGGCAAGCGCACTTCGGCCTATGAATATCGCCGCACCAACCGCGGCGGCCAGGGGATCACCAATATCGTCAGCTCGGACCGTAACGGCCCGGTGGTGGCGAGCTTCCCGGCGCACAATGGCGAGCAGCTGATGCTGGTCACCGATCAGGCCAAGCTGATTCGCACCACGGTAGGCTCGGTGCGCGTCACCGGGCGCAACACCCAGGGCGTGATCCTCTTCCGCGTCGCGGCCGACGAGCATGTCGTCTCTGCCGCACGCATCGAGGAGAGCGAGGAAGAGGCCGAAGTGAATCTCGCCGATGGCGCCATTGCGGCCGAGCCCACACCCGATGGCACGACCGGCGAGGATCTCGCCGCGGGTCCGGAGGATGGACAGTAG